From the genome of Papaver somniferum cultivar HN1 chromosome 2, ASM357369v1, whole genome shotgun sequence, one region includes:
- the LOC113348012 gene encoding ABC transporter C family member 8-like codes for MEINQGDFSWICGGEFSWGSSCTHGVIIDGLNLLFITALSLFWIIGYFRKQFIRGNTRTDWLLVVVSVCCAANAIAHFSVSTWGALQKEDASSDFSWPFYFIRGLIWIFVSLALIVPLIKWAGNLVSVWWISFSILNSIHYVEILVKQEKIEILDMVSWSVSLLLPFCVLRHFRRLLVSQNTQAEALSEPLLTAKDESNRSGLGNANLFSKLTFFWLSSLMSTGHSKPLTLEDIPNLVPEDEAFIAYQAFFHAWELLQSQKSSDNDSNLVLWALAKVYYKEMVLVGTYAFLRTISVVISPLLLYAFVNYSTRKEESLSHGLSLVGLLVIVKVIESLSQRHWYFSSRRLGMRMRSALMVAVYQKQLKLSSLGRKRHSTGEIVNYIAVDAYRMGEFPFWFHSSWTYAVQLFLAIGVLFGIVSFGALPGLVPLFMCAVLNVPFAKMLQTCQTQIMVAQDERLRATSEVLNNMKIIKLQSWEDNFKKLIESLRDKEFKWLSKAQIQKSYGTALYWMSPTLVSSVVFLGCIFVKNASLNASTIFTILATLRTMSEPVRMIPEALSAIIQVKVSLDRLNRFLLDDELTDANIVKKNQKENCGFDIVIESGIFSWELDLAVSTLRSVDLVVKRGQKIAVCGPVGAGKSSFLCAILGEIPKISGSVDVFGSIAYVSQTPWIQSGTIRDNILFGQPMDKGRYNKAIKASALDKDIENFNHGDLTEIGQRGLNMSGGQKQRIQLARAVYNDADIYLLDDPFSAVDAHTASILFNECVMEALAKKTVILVTHQVEFLAEADKILVMDNGNATQLGTYEELLTVGTAFEQLVSAHKSSMAEIDPAKSGNQGEFEKLDSNRSEESKYSLAIKENNADDDISVKGMPGIQLTEEEGRESGDVGWKPFYDYITVSKGLLFFGSSALSQIFFFSFQVAATYWLAIAINIPSVGNSMLIGVYAGISTVSTLFVYLRSYFAALLGLKASKAFFYGFTDSVFKAPMLFFDSTPIGRILTRVSSDLSVLDFDVPFSVAFVIASSFEIVATVCIMASVTWPVLIVAVFAMVAVKYVQGYYLASARELIRINGTTKAPVMNYAAETSLGVVTVRAFSMTGRFFESYHKLIDTDAKLFFHSNAAMEWLIIRVEVLQNLTLFTAALLLVLLPRGTVNPGFVGLSLSYALALTGTQVFLTRWYCNLANYIISVERIKQFMHIPSEPPAIIDDRRPPPSWPSKGRIDLENLKIKYRPNAPLVIKGITCTFKEGSRVGVVGRTGSGKTTLISALFRLVEPASGKILIDGLDICSMGLKDLRLKLSIIPQEATLFRGTVRTNLDPLGLYSDEEIWKAIEKCQLKTTISSLPNLLDSSVSDDGDNWSAGQRQLFCLGRVLLKRNKILVLDEATASIDSATDAILQRVIRQEFKNCTVITIAHRVPTVTDSDMVMVLSYGNLIEYDEPSKLMESNSYFSKLVGEYWSSCRRSSLQNLQH; via the exons ATGgagataaatcaag GGGATTTCTCTTGGATTTGCGGAGGAGAATTTAGTTGGGGCTCTTCATGCACTCATGGAGTAATAATTGATGGTTTGAACCTTTTGTTCATCACTGCTTTATCTTTGTTTTGGATTATTGGTTATTTCAGGAAGCAATTCATTCGTGGTAATACCAGAACAGATTGGTTACTAGTAGTTGTTTCGGTATGTTGTGCTGCTAATGCCATTGCACATTTTAGTGTTTCTACATGGGGTGCACTTCAGAAAGAAGACGCATCATCTGATTTTAGTTGGCCATTTTACTTCATTAGGGGGTTAATATGGATATTTGTGTCACTCGCCCTCATTGTGCCGCTGATCAAATGGGCAGGAAATTTGGTTTCTGTATGGTGGATTTCCTTCTCTATACTCAATTCTATACATTATGTGGAAATCTTAGTGAAACAAGAAAAAATCGAAATCCTCGACATGGTTTCATGGTCTGTAAGTTTGTTGCTCCCCTTTTGTGTTTTAAGGCATTTCAGGCGGCTGCTAGTTTCACAAAATACTCAGGCAGAGGCTTTGTCGGAGCCACTATTAACTGCGAAAGATGAAAGTAACAGATCAGGATTAGGAAATGCTAATTTGTTTAGCAAGCTAACATTTTTTTGGCTCAGTTCTTTGATGTCCACGGGTCATTCAAAACCATTAACTCTAGAAGACATACCTAATCTTGTCCCTGAAGATGAAGCTTTTATTGCTTACCAGGCATTCTTTCACGCTTGGGAGCTTCTACAGAGCCAAAAGAGCTCAGATAATGATAGTAATCTGGTGCTTTGGGCACTAGCTAAAGTTTACTATAAAGAAATGGTACTTGTAGGAACCTATGCATTTCTTAGGACCATCAGTGTTGTAATTTCTCCGCTGTTACTTTACGCCTTTGTAAATTATTCGACCCGTAAAGAAGAAAGTCTGTCTCACGGCCTTTCACTAGTTGGTTTGTTAGTGATTGTCAAGGTTATAGAGTCTTTATCTCAGAGGCATTGGTACTTCAGCTCAAGAAGGTTGGGTATGAGGATGAGATCCGCTCTAATGGTGGCCGTTTATCAAAAGCAGCTAAAACTTTCTAGCTTGGGGCGAAAAAGACACTCAACTGGAGAAATAGTGAATTACATTGCAGTTGATGCTTATCGAATGGGTGAATTCCCGTTCTGGTTTCATTCTTCATGGACTTACGCAGTTCAATTGTTTCTTGCGATTGGAGTACTTTTCGGAATAGTTAGTTTTGGGGCTCTTCCTGGTTTAGTTCCTCTCTTCATGTGCGCAGTTCTAAATGTGCCCTTTGCCAAGATGCTTCAGACTTGTCAGACACAAATTATGGTTGCCCAAGATGAAAGATTAAGAGCCACTTCTGAGGTTCTAAACAATATGAAGATTATCAAATTACAATCTTGGGAAGACAATTTCAAAAAATTGATCGAGTCCCTCCGAGATAAGGAGTTCAAATGGTTGTCCAAGGCACAAATTCAGAAATCTTATGGGACTGCACTCTACTGGATGTCACCCACATTGGTGTCTTCAGTAGTCTTTCTAGGATGTATATTTGTGAAAAATGCTTCTTTGAATGCCAGCACCATTTTTACAATTCTTGCAACGCTGAGGACCATGTCAGAACCTGTCAGAATGATTCCTGAGGCTCTTTCTGCTATAATTCAAGTCAAGGTCTCCTTAGATCGCCTTAACAGGTTTTTGTTGGATGATGAGCTCACTGATGCAAATATTGTGAAGAAGAATCAAAAGGAGAACTGTGGTTTCGATATTGTAATAGAGTCTGGTATTTTCAGTTGGGAGCTAGATTTAGCGGTTTCAACCTTGAGGTCTGTTGATCTTGTGGTAAAAAGAGGACAGAAAATTGCTGTTTGTGGACCTGTTGGTGCTGGAAAATCTTCTTTCTTGTGCGCCATACTGGGGGAAATACCAAAGATCTCAGGATCA GTTGATGTATTTGGGTCTATCGCCTACGTATCACAAACGCCTTGGATACAGAGCGGGACGATTCGTGACAATATACTGTTTGGACAGCCAATGGACAAAGGAAGATACAATAAGGCCATTAAAGCATCTGCTTTGGATAAAGATATTGAAAATTTCAACCATGGCGATCTTACAGAAATTGGCCAGAGAGGGCTTAACATGAGTGGAGGACAGAAACAGCGGATTCAACTCGCTAGAGCTGTCTATAATGATGCTGATATCTATCTTCTTGACGACCCATTTAGTGCTGTTGATGCACATACAGCTTCGATTCTTTTCAAT GAATGTGTCATGGAAGCTCTTGCTAAGAAGACTGTCATTTTAGTGACACACCAAGTTGAGTTTCTTGCTGAAGCTGATAAAATATTG gttatggataatggaaatgcgACTCAGTTAGGAACTTATGAGGAGCTTTTAACTGTTGGGACAGCATTTGAACAGCTTGTTAGTGCCCATAAGAGTTCAATGGCAGAAATTGACCCTGCAAAAAGTGGAAACCAGGGTGAATTTGAAAAACTGGATTCGAATAGGTCCGAGGAATCTAAATATTCCCTTGCAATAAAAGAAAACAATGCTGATGATGATATCTCAGTGAAGGGTATGCCAGGGATTCAGTTgacagaagaagaagggagggaGAGTGGAGATGTTGGGTGGAAGCCGTTTTATGATTATATCACTGTGTCTAAGGGACTACTTTTTTTCGGCTCATCAGCATTATctcagatttttttcttttctttccaagTTGCTGCTACTTATTGGCTAGCGATTGCCATAAATATTCCTAGTGTAGGCAATAGCATGTTAATTGGAGTTTACGCAGGGATTTCAACTGTAAGTACATTATTTGTGTACTTAAGGTCCTACTTCGCAGCTCTTTTAGGACTGAAGGCTTCAAaagccttcttctatggtttcaCCGATTCTGTGTTTAAGGCTCCAATGCTCTTCTTTGATTCAACCCCAATTGGAAGGATTTTAACACGG GTATCATCAGATTTGAGTGTATTGGATTTCGACGTACCTTTTTCTGTTGCATTTGTGATTGCATCTTCTTTTGAGATTGTTGCAACCGTTTGTATAATGGCCTCGGTGACATGGCCAGTTCTCATTGTGGCTGTTTTTGCGATGGTAGCTGTAAAATATGTTCAG GGTTACTATCTGGCGTCCGCAAGGGAGTTAATTAGGATTAATGGAACTACTAAAGCTCCTGTAATGAACTACGCAGCTGAGACATCACTAGGAGTTGTCACGGTAAGGGCTTTTTCTATGACTGGAAGGTTCTTTGAAAGTTATCACAAGCTCATCGACACGGATGCTAAGCTATTCTTTCATTCTAATGCTGCCATGGAGTGGTTAATTATAAGAGTTGAAGTGCTCCAGAATTTGACATTGTTTACCGCAGCTCTTCTCCTTGTTTTGCTTCCTCGGGGTACCGTAAATCCTG GTTTTGTGGGGCTCTCATTATCCTATGCTTTGGCGCTTACCGGCACCCAAGTTTTTCTGACTCGATGGTACTGCAACTTAGCTAACTACATCATTTCTGTTGAACGAATTAAACAATTCATGCATATACCATCAGAGCCCCCAGCTATTATTGATGACAGAAGACCGCCACCTTCATGGCCCTCTAAAGGAAGGATAGACTTGGAAAATCTTAAG ATAAAGTATCGCCCAAATGCTCCTTTGGTTATCAAAGGAATTACTTGCACTTTCAAAGAAGGATCAAGAGTGGGTGTTGTTGGTAGAACCGGAAGTGGAAAGACTACACTCATTAGTGCCTTGTTTCGCCTTGTAGAACCCGCAAGTGGGAAGATTCTTATAGATGGGCTAGACATTTGCTCGATGGGTCTAAAGGATTTAAGATTGAAACTCAGTATAATACCTCAAGAAGCAACTCTCTTCCGAGGAACTGTTCGAACTAATTTAGACCCTCTAGGCCTTTACTCTGATGAAGAGATATGGAAG GCAATAGAGAAGTGCCAGCTTAAAACTACAATCAGTAGTCTCCCTAATCTTCTAGACTCGTCAG TGAGCGACGATGGTGATAATTGGAGTGCTGGTCAACGTCAACTCTTTTGTCTTGGAAGAGTACTTCTTAAAAGGAACAAAATTCTAGTTCTAGATGAAGCAACTGCATCAATTGATTCTGCAACAGATGCTATTTTACAGCGAGTTATAAGGCAGGAGTTCAAGAATTGCACGGTCATAACAATAGCTCACAGAGTTCCCACGGTTACAGATAGTGACATGGTCATGGTCCTCTCTTATG GAAACTTGATTGAATACGATGAACCTTCAAAACTTATGGAAAGTAACTCATATTTCTCAAAGCTTGTGGGTGAATACTGGTCTAGTTGCAGGAGAAGTTCTCTTCAAAATCTCCAACACTAG